Part of the Aquamicrobium lusatiense genome is shown below.
GATCACCTCGGAGTCGGAGATGACCTTGCCGGTCTTGAGGATTTCGGAGAGAGCCGGCGGCCAGACATAGGCGGCATCGATGTCGCCACGCTGCCATGCGGCCACGATCTGCGGCGGCTTCATGTTGAGGATGTTGACCTCGCGCGGATCGATGTTCCACACCTTCTCCATGCCGACCAGCAGATGGAAGTGCGAGGTCGAAACGAACGGAACGCCTACTTTCCTGCCCTTCAGATCTTCCGGTTTTTCGATGCCGGAGCCTTCGCGGGCCACCAGCGCTTCCGATTTGCCGATATTGTCGAGGATCCAGAAAAGCTGCATGTCGACGCCGCGCGTGGCGGCTGCCGCAGCACCCGTCGAGCCGATGACGCCGATCGGCACGTTGCCGGAAGCAAGCGCGGTGGAAATATCGCCCGCCGACGAGAACTGGCGCCAGTCAACCTTGTAGCCGGTGTCCTTCAGTGCTTCGTCGAAGCGTCCGTCGGCAATGGCCGCCACGAACGGGCCGACGATCTGCTGATAG
Proteins encoded:
- the tauA gene encoding taurine ABC transporter substrate-binding protein — encoded protein: MKPFQVLKGIACAASMAASFLYAGAAFAQTTIVVGYQQIVGPFVAAIADGRFDEALKDTGYKVDWRQFSSAGDISTALASGNVPIGVIGSTGAAAAATRGVDMQLFWILDNIGKSEALVAREGSGIEKPEDLKGRKVGVPFVSTSHFHLLVGMEKVWNIDPREVNILNMKPPQIVAAWQRGDIDAAYVWPPALSEILKTGKVISDSEVIGKESVPTFDAIVVDRKFAAENAEFMNAFTKVLADAYADYAMNKDKWTADSPEVQGIVRMIGGSPEDVVEALDLLVFPSAEEQASNVWLGGGAESGAVRAFTESAKFLVEQKQIDHALEDYAPFVNADFATAASK